CGACGAAACAAGCTGCGAGTCATGGAGAATCCTTTTTAGGAAAGAAATCAGATCCCTGATGCTACCAAGATTCTAATGAGCATTGGCAATAGGAGCAAGTCCTGAAGACCTCATCCCTTAGGGAGGAATCAGACTGAGGGGGTCGTCATGATCTCCATCTGCTCCACCTCAATGCCGACTTGAGTGAGAATCTCAAGGGATTTGCGGCAGCGGTAGTCTTGAGCGAAGTAGATCTTTTTGACTCCACCCATATTGATCAGCCGCTTGGCACAAGCCGTACAGGGCAGATGAGTTACAAAGACAATCTTTTCGATAAACCGAGGCGAGTCGCAGTTGATGACCGCATTTTCCTCGGAGTGAAGGCACCCGCAATTGCCCGCCTCGTCCCGATCACATTCATTGGGAAGGCCGGTGGCATTGCCGTTGTAACCCACGGCCAATACCTTGCGAAAGTCCACGCTGGTGATGACCGTCCCCACATTAAGGCGCTTGCAGGTGGAGCGCTCGGCCAATTTGTGGGCTAAATCCATGTAAAGGTGCTGAAACGAGGGTCTTTGTCTTGTCAATTCCATGAGAAATTTGTAACAACTTTCCCATGACGGAGCAAACCCAATCCCGGTAGGATGGAATGATGCGTATTCTCCATTTAGGGACGGAAAAAACCTGGCGCGGGGGCGAAAACCAAATCCGCCTACTCATTGAGGGCCTCAAGGCCAAATACCATGCCGAAAACTGGGTGGCCTACCCCCAGGGAAGCCCGGCCATGGAGAGGTTTGCCAAGATTTGCCCGGTTCTTCCCCTACCCTCTTCCAGCTCTGGCGACCTCAGGTCTGTCATGCAATTGGCCAAGTGGGTCAAAGACAACCAGATTCATATTATCGATGCCCATTCCAGCGGTGCTCACTCTTTAGCACTTTGGGTAAAGAAGTTTTGTCCCGCCGTTAAGGTGGTTGTCCACAGGCGTGTGGATAACCCCATCAAAGACCGCTGGTCCACGCGACGCAAGTACAGCAGTGATGAGGTTGATCGCTTTGTGGCCATTTCCTATTTCATTGGCCAGATGCTTGTGGAGTACGGCCTTCCCCAGGAAAGGGTCTCCGTGGTGCGAAGTGCGGTGGATCACCGGCCCTATGAAGGCCTCAACCGCAAAGAGTGCGCCAGCAAGTGGCGACGCCAGTTGGAGATTGATGAGAGTTTGTTTTTGTTTGGCAGTGCCTCGGCCCTGAGTGAACAAAAGGCTCCCGATATTCTCGTCCAGTCCCTGGCCCTGCTGCGGGATCAGAGCCAAGCCAAAGTGGGTTTTCACTGCGTGTTTGCCGGTGTTGGCGATATGAAGGACGAGTTGCTGAAGCTGACCAAAAAACTGGAGCTGGAGAATTACGTGACCTTTGCGGGCTTCGTGGACGACATTCCGGAACTCCTCAGCGCTTTGGACTGTTTGGTCCTCCCCTCTCGCAACGAGGGCTTGGGAACGCTTGTTCTTGAAGCCATGTTGGCTGGAACCCCTGTTGTGGGCTGTAGCGTGGGTGGCATTCCCGAGATGGTCCATCAAGAGGAGACGGGATTACTCGTACCACCGGAAAATCCCGAAGCCTTGGCCCAGGCCATGGCCCGCATGATGTCCGAGCCTGCCCTGAGAGAAAAGTCTGTTGAGGCTGCCCGCAAACTGGTGCGCGCCCAGTTCTCTTTGGATTCCATGGTCGAAGGCAACTGGGCCGTCTATCAACATGTGGTGAAGTGATCTCTACTGGAGTTTATCCCGCCAGAATTTTAAGGTGCTCTCAAATTTGTTGCCGAGCCGGTGACGCAAGTCCGAGTCCCCGCCGCCATTTCTCAGTTGATCGCCTGCGGAAGCCAGGCGAACGCGAAGAGCGCCAAGGACGAATTTGGTTTCCGGACTGGCTTGATCATAATCCTGCCGATCCAAATAAGCTTGCAAGGCGTGAAGAGTGTCGTAGGCATTTTCATAAGCCGTGTTGGTCAGCACCTTTCCTTCCATAGCCACCTGTTCTGCTTCGCATTCCAGTTCTTCTACACGGGTTTTTAACTCATGCATATCGGGGTTGGCCGCATGCTGCTTGTAAAAGCTATCGAAGTCCTGACAGCGGTAAAAGTGCTCACTTGAAGCTGCACAGTACTTGGAA
This is a stretch of genomic DNA from Pseudobdellovibrionaceae bacterium. It encodes these proteins:
- a CDS encoding glycosyltransferase family 4 protein — protein: MMRILHLGTEKTWRGGENQIRLLIEGLKAKYHAENWVAYPQGSPAMERFAKICPVLPLPSSSSGDLRSVMQLAKWVKDNQIHIIDAHSSGAHSLALWVKKFCPAVKVVVHRRVDNPIKDRWSTRRKYSSDEVDRFVAISYFIGQMLVEYGLPQERVSVVRSAVDHRPYEGLNRKECASKWRRQLEIDESLFLFGSASALSEQKAPDILVQSLALLRDQSQAKVGFHCVFAGVGDMKDELLKLTKKLELENYVTFAGFVDDIPELLSALDCLVLPSRNEGLGTLVLEAMLAGTPVVGCSVGGIPEMVHQEETGLLVPPENPEALAQAMARMMSEPALREKSVEAARKLVRAQFSLDSMVEGNWAVYQHVVK